The proteins below are encoded in one region of Methylobacillus flagellatus KT:
- a CDS encoding quinoprotein dehydrogenase-associated SoxYZ-like carrier: protein MRIHWLSGVLCALGLACSLAATAEVTDEKWQSMQRDLFPGKTLQQSDLIKITAPRRAESGAQVPFAFSIDHPQGQDKYVKSVSVIVDANPVPLAAVFHFTPHSGKAELATRIRLETDSLVHVVAETSDGQWYVNAAKIRASGGCGGTIDGDEKEARQNAGKMRLALDNEAAEGDLRYARLQIKHPMFTGLQRDLVSQGFRPAFYISKIDVRYNGEPVLAADTYIGISEDPNLRLPFTAKGDGTLTVTIRDNEDNEFTHSLDVRL, encoded by the coding sequence ATGAGGATACACTGGCTGTCGGGAGTATTGTGCGCACTGGGCCTGGCATGTTCCCTGGCTGCCACGGCAGAAGTCACGGACGAGAAATGGCAGAGCATGCAGCGTGACTTGTTTCCCGGAAAGACCCTGCAGCAAAGCGACCTGATCAAGATCACCGCGCCCAGGCGGGCAGAAAGCGGCGCACAGGTGCCGTTTGCGTTTTCCATTGATCATCCCCAGGGGCAGGATAAATACGTGAAGTCGGTGTCGGTGATCGTCGATGCCAACCCGGTACCGCTTGCCGCCGTCTTCCATTTCACCCCGCACAGCGGCAAGGCGGAGCTGGCGACGCGTATTCGCCTGGAGACGGATTCCCTGGTGCATGTGGTGGCCGAGACCAGCGATGGTCAATGGTATGTCAATGCTGCGAAGATCAGGGCGAGCGGCGGGTGCGGCGGCACGATAGACGGGGATGAGAAGGAAGCCCGGCAGAATGCGGGCAAGATGCGCCTGGCGCTGGATAACGAAGCTGCCGAGGGCGACCTGCGCTATGCCAGGCTGCAAATCAAGCACCCGATGTTCACGGGCTTGCAGCGCGACCTGGTATCGCAGGGCTTCCGCCCCGCATTCTATATCAGCAAGATTGACGTACGGTACAATGGCGAGCCGGTGCTGGCCGCGGATACTTACATCGGCATCAGCGAAGACCCCAACCTCCGCCTGCCGTTCACTGCCAAGGGGGATGGCACGCTCACGGTCACTATCCGCGATAATGAAGACAACGAGTTCACCCACAGCCTGGACGTCAGGCTTTAG
- a CDS encoding MarR family winged helix-turn-helix transcriptional regulator, with product MLLIKELPTSESLKKFAGHYPEADIVAIWEFVNILRAASDLSDALDKMLQQHGLLQGRWWVLVLLLREDNLSSSPSELAEKAGVTKATMTGFIDGLESEGLVTRLTDRKDRRKLKIKLTPAGRKKLDEVMPVYYTNVAALMSTLSLQQRQDVVRYMQTLGANADIIK from the coding sequence ATGCTACTGATTAAAGAACTGCCGACCTCAGAGTCGCTGAAAAAATTTGCGGGCCATTATCCGGAAGCCGATATCGTCGCGATCTGGGAGTTCGTCAACATCCTGCGTGCCGCCTCCGATCTATCGGATGCACTGGATAAAATGTTGCAGCAGCATGGACTGCTGCAAGGTCGCTGGTGGGTACTGGTCCTACTGTTGCGTGAAGACAATCTCAGTTCCTCCCCGTCGGAGCTTGCCGAAAAAGCCGGCGTCACCAAAGCCACGATGACTGGCTTCATCGACGGGCTGGAAAGCGAAGGGCTGGTTACCCGCCTCACTGACCGCAAGGACAGGCGCAAGCTCAAGATCAAGCTGACACCGGCAGGGCGCAAAAAGCTCGACGAGGTCATGCCGGTGTACTACACCAATGTTGCCGCCCTGATGTCCACCTTGTCCCTGCAGCAACGCCAGGATGTGGTTCGCTACATGCAGACCCTGGGCGCCAACGCCGACATCATCAAGTAA
- a CDS encoding c-type cytochrome yields MPCNPFLLGHSGILMRLFLIGLLGMGYLMPVATSAGPASHHIRTLAASCAACHGYEGKSRGEIPSLAGMPAGRFLDKMRQYRDMQDDGSVMNQHAKGLEWEEIVGLAGYFACTAPETATCREYRQQAGTQ; encoded by the coding sequence ATGCCATGCAATCCATTTCTGCTTGGTCATAGCGGCATCCTGATGCGGCTTTTCCTGATCGGCCTGTTGGGAATGGGCTATCTCATGCCGGTGGCGACATCGGCTGGTCCGGCCAGCCATCATATCCGCACACTGGCGGCTTCCTGCGCGGCGTGCCATGGGTATGAGGGTAAGAGCCGTGGCGAGATTCCCAGTCTGGCCGGCATGCCTGCCGGGCGTTTCCTCGACAAGATGCGGCAATACCGCGATATGCAGGATGACGGCAGCGTGATGAACCAGCATGCCAAGGGATTGGAATGGGAAGAAATTGTCGGCTTGGCCGGCTATTTTGCCTGCACCGCTCCCGAGACAGCGACTTGTCGTGAATACCGGCAACAGGCGGGGACGCAATGA
- a CDS encoding efflux transporter outer membrane subunit, which yields MHRNILKAFSTAVIAVLPGCMSMSGISTTAQPKDTAQLEAGHDISEARHDLPWPGEAWWQVFQDPQLDALVNHSLQQHPDIRAARSRTAIAEAQAQAAGALLAPQASANGTLVRERFTSLQFIPPPWAGHTEWNNKATLNLGYDLDLWGQRAQQWQSALDRTQATAAEAQQVKLSLTTALVMQYIALSRAHALHDITHHRLDIAHQQLDIRKRALAAGLGTEIEVTEAESLIPALRAQLEAGDERITLLRQQLAALAGEGPGYAERLHPPKLSLDADIGLPDALPANLVGRRPDIVAAKWRIEAARHNIASAKAAFYPNINLLGFVGLQAMGFGKILTESGMVAGVGPALSLPLFDGGLRRGNLAATTADYDLAVEQYNSILLQSLQEISAQLVTLRSNAIQHAELLDALRLAQRSRKLALTHHQAGLANYLQVLEAEHHVLTQHAALVDLEASRLSAYADLMKALGGGAGQPQ from the coding sequence ATGCATCGCAACATCCTCAAGGCTTTCAGCACTGCTGTCATCGCGGTGCTGCCTGGATGTATGAGCATGTCGGGAATTTCCACCACCGCACAACCTAAAGACACCGCCCAACTCGAAGCAGGCCACGACATCTCCGAGGCCCGGCACGACCTGCCCTGGCCCGGGGAGGCATGGTGGCAGGTTTTTCAAGACCCGCAGCTCGATGCCCTCGTGAACCACAGCCTGCAGCAGCATCCGGACATCCGGGCGGCACGCAGCCGGACTGCCATTGCCGAAGCACAGGCCCAGGCCGCTGGCGCCCTGCTCGCCCCGCAAGCCAGCGCCAACGGCACCTTGGTGCGCGAGCGCTTCACCTCCCTCCAGTTCATCCCGCCCCCGTGGGCAGGACATACGGAATGGAACAACAAAGCCACTCTCAATCTCGGCTACGACCTTGACCTTTGGGGACAACGCGCGCAGCAATGGCAGAGCGCGCTCGACCGCACCCAGGCCACTGCGGCGGAAGCGCAGCAGGTCAAGCTCAGCCTGACCACTGCCCTGGTGATGCAATATATCGCGCTTTCCCGCGCGCATGCGCTGCATGACATCACTCACCACAGGCTGGACATTGCGCACCAGCAGCTGGACATCCGCAAGCGCGCGCTGGCCGCTGGGCTGGGCACCGAGATCGAGGTCACCGAGGCGGAATCCCTCATCCCGGCATTGCGGGCGCAACTGGAAGCTGGCGACGAGCGCATCACCCTGCTCCGGCAGCAACTTGCAGCCTTGGCGGGCGAAGGGCCGGGTTATGCCGAACGCCTGCATCCGCCCAAACTCTCCCTGGATGCCGACATCGGCCTGCCCGATGCCCTGCCTGCCAACCTGGTCGGCCGCCGCCCGGATATCGTCGCGGCAAAATGGCGGATTGAAGCAGCCCGGCACAATATCGCCAGCGCCAAGGCCGCGTTCTACCCCAACATCAACCTCCTGGGCTTCGTGGGCCTGCAAGCCATGGGCTTCGGCAAGATCCTCACCGAAAGCGGCATGGTGGCAGGCGTTGGCCCGGCCCTCTCGCTACCCCTGTTCGATGGCGGACTGCGCCGGGGCAACTTGGCTGCGACGACTGCAGATTACGACCTGGCAGTCGAGCAATACAACAGCATCCTGTTGCAGTCCCTGCAGGAAATCAGCGCACAACTCGTTACACTGCGCTCCAACGCAATCCAGCATGCGGAGCTGCTTGATGCCCTGCGTCTTGCGCAACGGTCCAGAAAGCTTGCCCTGACCCATCACCAGGCCGGGTTGGCCAACTACCTCCAGGTGCTGGAGGCAGAACACCACGTGCTCACACAACATGCCGCCCTGGTCGATCTCGAAGCTTCCCGGCTCAGCGCCTATGCAGACCTGATGAAGGCGCTGGGCGGCGGCGCCGGACAGCCACAATGA
- a CDS encoding TetR/AcrR family transcriptional regulator: protein MSSQTHASTRERILHIARDLIFARGFSAMSIDMICGQAGITKGGFFHHFPNKEALGEAVLQQFWQDALARQRQILESAYPTKLDQLAAYLEDAISTYQDPQFSQGCMLAIFTMGLAETNPRLFQVSQEYFQDWRGQLIDMLSQVKEEQHLAAFDETAWAELYIATLEGALLLAKAMGDTKVTARTLSLYKQQLLAAATQPTMANTSSPQKN, encoded by the coding sequence ATGTCCAGCCAGACCCATGCCTCCACACGTGAACGCATCCTGCATATCGCCAGGGATCTGATCTTCGCGCGCGGATTTTCTGCCATGTCAATCGACATGATTTGCGGCCAGGCCGGTATCACCAAGGGCGGGTTTTTTCACCACTTTCCCAACAAGGAAGCGCTGGGTGAAGCAGTACTGCAGCAGTTCTGGCAGGATGCGCTGGCACGCCAGCGGCAGATCCTGGAATCTGCCTACCCTACAAAGCTGGACCAGCTTGCCGCCTACCTGGAGGATGCCATTTCCACCTACCAGGACCCGCAGTTCAGCCAGGGCTGCATGCTCGCTATCTTCACCATGGGACTGGCCGAGACCAACCCGCGGCTATTCCAGGTATCGCAAGAATATTTCCAGGATTGGCGCGGGCAATTGATTGACATGCTCAGCCAGGTCAAGGAAGAACAACATCTTGCAGCATTCGATGAAACCGCCTGGGCAGAACTCTATATTGCCACGCTTGAAGGCGCCCTCCTGCTTGCAAAGGCGATGGGCGACACGAAAGTGACCGCTCGCACCCTGTCGCTTTACAAGCAGCAATTGCTGGCGGCTGCCACTCAGCCAACCATGGCAAACACCTCAAGCCCACAAAAAAATTAA
- a CDS encoding NAD(P)/FAD-dependent oxidoreductase, which produces MKRRSFNKLALAGLLLPASWRSFASAAGAPRVVVVGAGFAGATVAKYLRVWSQGGIEVILIEPAQTFVSCPASNLVLGGSRQMQEISHSYDQLVQHHGVQMRQASVTGVDAHRRSIRLDDGSHIAYDRLVLAPGVSFDYSHLNALAGMDLQSRFLHAWKAGQQTVALRQQLQAMPDGGVFVITVPALPYRCPPGPYERACQAAYYLQRHKPRSKVLVLDANPAITSKRALFEKAWSELYPGLVEYHASSELKDIDPGKGTLDTTFERIKFDVLNLIPPQTAGRLALDNGFGNADGRWCDVDYVTYESRKARHVHILGDALDSGLPKSAHIATSEAKVCASAIIALLAGEEPDPTPVFANTCYSYVSAEEAMHVANVYRYDANSGEMKPAPGGGVSHARSVEEAREARAWAVNIWHDVLG; this is translated from the coding sequence ATGAAGCGTCGCAGCTTCAACAAGCTGGCATTGGCCGGCCTGCTGCTTCCTGCTTCCTGGCGCAGTTTTGCCTCAGCGGCAGGCGCGCCGCGTGTGGTGGTGGTGGGTGCCGGGTTTGCCGGCGCCACTGTGGCGAAGTATCTGCGCGTGTGGAGCCAAGGCGGTATCGAGGTCATCCTGATCGAGCCGGCCCAGACCTTCGTCTCCTGCCCCGCGAGCAACCTGGTGTTGGGCGGCAGCAGGCAGATGCAGGAAATTTCCCATTCTTACGATCAATTGGTGCAGCACCACGGCGTCCAGATGCGGCAGGCCAGCGTTACTGGCGTCGATGCGCACAGGCGTAGCATCCGGTTGGACGACGGCAGTCATATCGCCTATGACAGGCTGGTGCTGGCGCCGGGGGTCAGTTTCGACTACAGCCACCTCAACGCCCTGGCGGGCATGGATTTGCAGTCGCGTTTCCTGCATGCCTGGAAGGCGGGCCAGCAAACGGTTGCCCTGCGGCAGCAATTGCAGGCCATGCCCGACGGCGGTGTGTTCGTGATCACCGTGCCGGCACTGCCTTATCGTTGCCCGCCAGGCCCTTATGAACGGGCATGCCAGGCGGCCTATTACCTGCAGCGGCACAAGCCGCGCTCCAAGGTGCTGGTGCTGGACGCCAATCCCGCCATCACTTCCAAACGCGCGCTGTTCGAGAAAGCCTGGTCCGAACTTTATCCGGGGCTGGTCGAATATCACGCCTCAAGCGAATTGAAAGACATAGACCCGGGCAAAGGTACACTTGACACCACTTTTGAGCGGATCAAGTTCGACGTGCTGAACCTGATCCCGCCGCAGACCGCGGGCCGGCTGGCCTTGGACAACGGCTTCGGCAATGCGGATGGGCGCTGGTGTGATGTCGATTACGTCACCTACGAATCGCGGAAGGCGCGTCATGTGCACATCCTTGGCGACGCGCTGGATTCCGGCCTGCCGAAATCGGCGCATATCGCGACTTCCGAAGCCAAGGTCTGCGCCAGCGCGATCATTGCCCTCCTGGCCGGTGAGGAACCCGATCCCACGCCGGTGTTTGCCAATACCTGCTATAGCTATGTCAGCGCAGAAGAGGCCATGCACGTGGCCAATGTCTATCGCTATGACGCGAACAGCGGGGAAATGAAGCCGGCGCCGGGGGGCGGCGTGTCACATGCAAGGTCGGTGGAGGAAGCGCGTGAGGCACGCGCCTGGGCCGTGAACATCTGGCACGACGTGCTGGGGTGA